Proteins encoded by one window of Streptacidiphilus sp. PB12-B1b:
- a CDS encoding DUF1801 domain-containing protein, translating into MEPMEPDEPMQPGQPAGPVDDAVREYIEAIDPRYRPLFDRLHALVLQTCPQAAVALAYRMPSYRLGPRRLYLGVWQHGVSLYGWGPGRDGGFAERHPELRSGRATLRLRPEQAAAIPDEEFRALVRAALD; encoded by the coding sequence ATGGAGCCGATGGAGCCCGACGAGCCGATGCAGCCCGGGCAGCCGGCGGGACCGGTGGACGATGCCGTGCGGGAGTACATCGAGGCCATCGACCCGCGCTACCGACCGCTGTTCGACCGCCTGCACGCACTGGTCCTGCAGACGTGCCCGCAGGCGGCGGTCGCGCTCGCGTACCGGATGCCCAGCTACCGCCTCGGGCCCCGGCGCCTGTACCTGGGCGTGTGGCAGCACGGGGTCTCGCTCTACGGCTGGGGGCCCGGCCGCGACGGCGGCTTCGCCGAGCGCCACCCCGAGCTGCGGTCGGGCCGGGCCACCCTGCGACTGCGGCCCGAGCAGGCGGCCGCGATCCCCGACGAGGAGTTCCGCGCCCTGGTCCGCGCCGCCCTGGACTGA
- a CDS encoding DUF6400 family protein yields MPSNPADPTAHLVAFDVDLTLDEVRRRAEVLAALGPHWDPVQALRSEEEAYALLYSGLDTEQQALYDTLVTAGILPGQGRGHAAP; encoded by the coding sequence ATGCCTTCCAACCCCGCCGACCCAACCGCACACCTGGTCGCCTTCGACGTCGACCTGACCCTGGACGAAGTGCGCAGACGCGCCGAAGTCCTCGCCGCACTCGGACCCCACTGGGATCCGGTACAGGCCCTGCGCAGCGAGGAGGAGGCGTACGCGCTGCTGTACTCGGGACTGGACACCGAGCAGCAGGCCCTCTACGACACCCTGGTGACAGCGGGCATACTGCCCGGGCAGGGACGCGGGCATGCTGCCCCTTGA